A genome region from Schaalia sp. 19OD2882 includes the following:
- a CDS encoding zinc ribbon domain-containing protein — MSSQTPHPSSPYERNDPRRYDVEPWRKVAYYGGAVIQAVGVLMFLSVFVSFFGFFHALQSAATSHGFFPEDGIRTPFTMFPLAFIGILLISLGQWVRGVGKKGLAGSGIILSPQGEARDAEPWKRSEGAQEQDKLEEMPIIRDMAAHMGAAQPQIRVRCPRCSYLETEDARFCSSCGSPM; from the coding sequence ATGAGCAGCCAGACGCCGCACCCCTCTTCCCCCTACGAGAGGAACGACCCCCGTCGCTATGACGTGGAGCCCTGGCGCAAGGTCGCCTACTACGGTGGGGCCGTCATCCAGGCGGTCGGCGTCCTCATGTTCCTGTCCGTCTTCGTGTCCTTCTTCGGCTTCTTCCACGCCCTCCAGTCGGCGGCGACCAGCCACGGGTTCTTCCCCGAGGACGGGATCAGGACTCCCTTCACCATGTTCCCCCTGGCGTTCATCGGGATCCTGCTCATCTCGCTGGGCCAGTGGGTGCGAGGGGTCGGCAAGAAGGGACTGGCGGGGTCGGGCATCATCCTGTCTCCCCAGGGCGAGGCTCGTGACGCCGAACCGTGGAAGCGTTCCGAAGGCGCTCAGGAGCAGGACAAACTCGAGGAGATGCCGATCATCCGAGACATGGCCGCACACATGGGGGCCGCCCAACCGCAGATCCGGGTGCGCTGCCCCAGGTGCTCCTACCTGGAGACCGAGGACGCGCGCTTTTGCTCCTCCTGCGGTTCCCCCATGTGA
- a CDS encoding fumarate reductase/succinate dehydrogenase flavoprotein subunit — protein MTDNLNKDLYTEGEPALDTKAPMDVPLSECWEARKFRAALVNPANRRKLRVIIVGTGLAGGAAAASLGEMGYNVDAFFYQDSARRAHSIAAQGGINAAKNYRNDNDSVHRLFYDTVKGGDYRARETNVYRLAEVSAAIIDQCVAQGVPFAREYGGLLDNRSFGGVQVSRTFYARGQTGQQLLIGAYQALERQVAAGTVTEHPRHEMVEIIVSEGRARGIIARDMTTGELQTFVADAVVLATGGYGNVFFLSTNAMGCNATAIWRAHRKGAWFGNPCFTQIHPTCIPQHGDQQSKLTLMSESLRNDGRIWVPKRAEDCEKDPRDIPEEDRDYYLERIYPSFGNLVPRDIASRQAKNMCDEGRGVGPKIDGVARGVYLDFADAIQRMGRAAVSAKYGNLFDMYERITGDNPYETPMRIYPAVHYTMGGLWVDYDLESNLPGLYVAGEANFSDHGANRLGASALMQGLSDGYFVLPNTINDYLAKCFNLPKLDESSPDVVAALEEAQARIDRLMAVGGNRSVDSFHKELGSIMWEYCGMERTAEGLKKAIGLIRELRAEFWANVRVPGKSIGELNQSLEKAGRVADFMELGELMCIDALVREESCGGHFRAESQTEEGEALRHDDRFLFVSAWEWTGEGQPPILHKEELVYNNIELKQRSYK, from the coding sequence ATGACTGACAACCTGAACAAGGATCTGTACACCGAGGGCGAGCCCGCCCTCGACACCAAGGCCCCCATGGACGTGCCCCTGTCGGAGTGCTGGGAGGCCCGCAAGTTCCGCGCCGCCCTGGTCAACCCCGCCAACCGCCGCAAGCTCCGCGTCATCATCGTGGGCACCGGCCTTGCCGGTGGCGCCGCCGCCGCCTCGCTGGGCGAGATGGGCTACAACGTCGACGCCTTCTTCTACCAGGACTCCGCCCGCCGCGCGCACTCCATCGCCGCGCAGGGTGGCATCAACGCGGCCAAGAACTACCGCAACGACAACGACTCGGTCCACCGACTCTTCTACGACACGGTCAAGGGCGGCGACTACCGCGCCCGCGAAACCAACGTCTACCGTCTGGCCGAGGTCAGCGCCGCCATCATCGACCAGTGCGTCGCCCAGGGCGTCCCCTTCGCCCGCGAGTACGGCGGCCTGCTCGACAACCGCTCCTTCGGTGGCGTGCAGGTCTCGCGCACCTTCTACGCTCGCGGCCAGACCGGCCAGCAGCTGCTCATCGGCGCCTACCAGGCGCTGGAGCGGCAGGTCGCGGCCGGCACCGTCACCGAGCACCCGCGTCACGAGATGGTCGAGATCATCGTCTCCGAGGGTCGCGCCCGCGGCATCATCGCCCGCGACATGACCACCGGTGAACTGCAGACCTTCGTGGCAGACGCGGTCGTCCTGGCCACCGGCGGCTACGGCAACGTCTTCTTCCTGTCCACCAACGCCATGGGCTGCAATGCCACCGCCATCTGGCGCGCCCACCGCAAGGGCGCGTGGTTCGGCAACCCCTGCTTCACGCAGATCCACCCGACCTGCATCCCCCAGCACGGCGACCAGCAGTCCAAGCTCACGCTCATGTCCGAGTCGCTGCGCAACGACGGTCGCATCTGGGTGCCCAAGAGGGCCGAGGACTGCGAGAAGGACCCGCGCGACATCCCCGAGGAGGACCGCGACTACTACCTGGAGCGCATCTACCCGTCCTTCGGCAATCTCGTGCCGCGTGACATCGCCTCGCGTCAGGCGAAGAACATGTGCGACGAGGGCCGCGGTGTGGGGCCGAAGATCGACGGAGTCGCCCGCGGCGTCTACCTCGACTTCGCCGACGCGATCCAGCGCATGGGGCGGGCCGCCGTCTCCGCCAAGTACGGCAACCTCTTCGACATGTACGAGCGCATCACGGGCGACAACCCCTACGAGACCCCGATGCGCATCTACCCGGCCGTGCACTACACGATGGGTGGCCTGTGGGTCGACTACGACCTGGAGTCCAACCTTCCGGGCCTGTACGTGGCCGGCGAGGCGAACTTCTCCGACCACGGGGCCAACCGTCTGGGTGCGTCGGCCCTCATGCAGGGCCTGTCGGACGGCTACTTCGTCCTGCCCAACACGATCAACGACTACTTGGCAAAGTGCTTCAACCTGCCCAAGCTGGACGAGTCCTCTCCGGACGTCGTGGCTGCCCTGGAAGAAGCACAGGCCCGCATCGACCGCCTCATGGCGGTCGGTGGCAACCGTTCCGTCGACAGCTTCCACAAGGAGCTCGGCTCCATCATGTGGGAGTACTGCGGCATGGAGCGCACGGCCGAGGGCCTGAAGAAGGCGATCGGACTCATCCGTGAGCTGCGCGCCGAGTTCTGGGCCAATGTGCGGGTCCCCGGCAAGTCGATCGGCGAGCTCAACCAGTCCCTGGAGAAGGCCGGCCGTGTGGCCGACTTCATGGAACTGGGCGAACTCATGTGCATCGACGCCCTGGTGCGCGAGGAGTCCTGCGGTGGGCACTTCCGTGCCGAGTCGCAGACCGAGGAGGGCGAGGCCCTGCGCCACGACGACAGGTTCCTCTTCGTGTCGGCCTGGGAGTGGACCGGTGAAGGTCAGCCCCCGATCCTGCACAAGGAAGAACTGGTCTACAACAACATCGAGCTGAAGCAGCGGAGCTACAAGTGA
- a CDS encoding glutamate--cysteine ligase — MTLTFTPSPRSTIGIEWELQLVDKDSNDLRQAADAVIDKAVVDGRRHPHVHREMLLNTVEVVSGAHRSVAECMADIRRTVAFLRPLTDELRIDLVGAGTHPFATPGHQRVTNTRRYAQLVERTQYWGRQMLLYGVHVHVGVEERDKVLPIQATLACWIGHLQAISASSPVWAGEDTGYASNRAMVFQQLPTAGIPRRFTRWEDLESYVQDMVRTGVVAGFDEIRWDVRPSPKLGTVENRVFDGASNALEVAAFAALTHCMVELCSRRLDRGEELPWLPDWFVAENKWRSARYGLDARLIVDRDGRQENAREGLARLLEILCPIAEDLGCSQELAGVEEILRVGAAYERQRAVAAASQGHPLDDVVEFLRSEMRADRPLEPAEFLRAPRGGTATREDPHANSRGASRL, encoded by the coding sequence GTGACCCTCACCTTCACGCCGTCACCACGCTCGACGATCGGCATCGAATGGGAACTCCAGCTGGTCGACAAGGACTCCAACGACCTGCGGCAGGCCGCTGACGCGGTCATCGACAAGGCAGTCGTGGACGGGCGGCGTCATCCGCATGTGCACCGCGAGATGCTGCTCAACACCGTTGAAGTGGTCTCCGGCGCACACCGGAGCGTCGCCGAGTGCATGGCGGACATCCGCCGCACGGTGGCGTTCCTGCGGCCGTTGACCGACGAATTGCGCATCGACCTGGTGGGAGCCGGCACCCACCCCTTCGCCACGCCGGGCCACCAGCGGGTGACGAACACCCGACGCTATGCACAACTGGTCGAACGCACCCAGTACTGGGGTCGGCAGATGCTCCTGTACGGGGTCCACGTGCACGTGGGAGTCGAGGAACGCGACAAGGTCCTGCCCATCCAGGCGACCCTTGCGTGCTGGATCGGTCACTTGCAGGCGATCTCGGCCTCCTCGCCCGTGTGGGCGGGTGAGGACACGGGGTACGCGTCGAACCGGGCGATGGTCTTCCAGCAGCTGCCCACCGCTGGAATCCCCAGGCGTTTCACCCGCTGGGAGGACCTGGAGTCCTATGTGCAGGACATGGTGCGCACCGGGGTGGTGGCCGGATTCGACGAGATCCGCTGGGACGTGCGGCCCTCGCCGAAGCTCGGCACCGTGGAGAACCGGGTCTTCGACGGCGCGTCGAACGCCCTGGAGGTCGCGGCCTTCGCGGCGCTCACCCACTGCATGGTCGAACTGTGTTCACGCCGCCTGGACCGCGGTGAGGAGTTGCCGTGGTTGCCGGACTGGTTCGTCGCCGAGAACAAGTGGCGCAGTGCACGCTACGGGCTGGACGCCCGACTCATCGTCGACCGGGACGGCCGCCAGGAGAATGCGCGTGAGGGCCTGGCGCGCCTGTTGGAGATCCTCTGCCCCATTGCCGAGGACCTGGGCTGCAGCCAGGAGCTGGCGGGTGTGGAGGAGATCCTGCGCGTGGGGGCCGCCTATGAGCGCCAGCGTGCGGTGGCCGCGGCCTCGCAAGGTCATCCCCTGGATGACGTCGTCGAGTTCTTGCGCTCGGAGATGAGGGCGGACCGCCCCTTGGAGCCGGCGGAGTTCCTGCGCGCGCCCCGTGGGGGCACGGCCACCCGCGAGGATCCCCACGCGAACTCCCGAGGGGCCTCCCGCCTGTGA
- a CDS encoding succinate dehydrogenase/fumarate reductase iron-sulfur subunit gives MNLTLKIWRQSGPQDPGAMHEYQIRGISEESSFLEMLDVLNEELFARGEEPIAFDSDCREGICGQCGIVINGVAHGPEVTTTCQLHMRTFNDGDVITIEPWRAQAFPIIKDLVVNRSALDRIIQAGGYISVNTGAAPDAHATPVPKGDADRAFEAAACIGCGACVAACPNASAMLFTSAKVTHLQLLPQGKPENLRRVVAMLNQLDEEGFGSCTNIGECAAVCPKEIPLDVISTLNRQLGKAAFMGV, from the coding sequence GTGAACCTGACACTGAAGATCTGGCGTCAGAGCGGTCCCCAGGACCCCGGCGCCATGCACGAATACCAGATCCGCGGCATTTCCGAGGAGTCCTCCTTCCTCGAGATGCTCGACGTGTTGAACGAGGAGCTCTTTGCCCGCGGTGAGGAGCCCATCGCCTTCGACTCGGACTGCCGTGAAGGCATCTGTGGCCAGTGCGGCATCGTCATCAACGGTGTCGCCCACGGCCCGGAGGTCACCACCACCTGCCAGCTGCACATGCGCACCTTCAACGACGGGGACGTCATCACCATCGAGCCGTGGCGCGCACAGGCCTTCCCGATCATCAAGGACCTGGTGGTCAACCGTTCCGCCCTGGACCGGATCATCCAGGCCGGCGGCTACATCTCGGTGAACACGGGTGCAGCGCCGGACGCCCACGCAACCCCGGTGCCCAAGGGTGACGCGGACCGCGCCTTCGAGGCGGCGGCCTGCATCGGCTGCGGCGCCTGTGTGGCGGCGTGCCCGAACGCCTCGGCAATGCTCTTCACCTCGGCAAAGGTCACGCACCTGCAGTTGCTGCCACAGGGCAAGCCGGAAAACCTCAGGCGCGTCGTCGCCATGCTCAACCAGCTGGACGAGGAAGGCTTCGGTTCCTGCACGAACATCGGTGAGTGCGCGGCCGTGTGCCCCAAGGAGATCCCCCTGGACGTGATCTCCACCCTGAACCGTCAACTCGGCAAGGCCGCCTTCATGGGCGTGTGA
- the tsaD gene encoding tRNA (adenosine(37)-N6)-threonylcarbamoyltransferase complex transferase subunit TsaD, with product MTDALVLGIESTCDETGVALVRGCALLADRTATSMDEHSRYGGIIPEIASRAHLESFLPTLSCALDEAGVTLEQVDAIAVAAGPGLVGSLTVGICAAKTLASTLGRPLYGVNHVIGHLAVDTLAHGPLPEHFIGLVVSGGHSNLLEIRDIATDVRELGGTLDDAAGEAFDKVGRLLGLPYPGGPHVDRLAREGSREAVRFPRGLAAGKDKERHRHDFSFSGLKTAVARYVEGAEERGEQIDARDVCAGFSEAVNDSLTAKAVQAAIDSGAGVIVVGGGFSANSRLRELLAERAEAAGVRVRIPPLRFCTDNGAQIAAMGAALVRAGVAPSDWDFSPDSAMPLTQTSMVGGAPAR from the coding sequence GTGACTGACGCTCTCGTACTCGGCATCGAATCGACCTGCGACGAAACCGGCGTCGCCCTCGTACGCGGATGCGCCCTGCTGGCCGACCGCACCGCGACCTCGATGGACGAACACTCCCGCTACGGCGGCATCATCCCCGAGATCGCCTCGCGCGCCCACCTGGAGTCCTTCCTGCCCACCCTGTCCTGCGCCCTGGACGAGGCCGGCGTCACCTTGGAGCAGGTCGACGCCATCGCCGTGGCCGCGGGCCCGGGGCTGGTCGGATCCCTCACCGTGGGCATCTGCGCGGCCAAGACCCTTGCCTCGACCCTTGGCAGGCCCCTGTACGGCGTCAACCACGTCATCGGCCACCTGGCCGTCGACACCCTTGCCCACGGGCCGCTGCCCGAGCACTTCATCGGCCTGGTCGTCTCGGGCGGGCACTCGAATCTGCTGGAGATCCGCGACATCGCCACCGACGTGCGCGAATTGGGAGGAACCCTGGATGACGCGGCGGGTGAGGCCTTCGACAAGGTAGGGCGCCTGCTGGGCCTGCCCTACCCGGGCGGCCCGCACGTGGACCGGCTTGCCCGCGAGGGTTCGCGTGAGGCCGTGCGTTTCCCCAGGGGTCTGGCCGCGGGCAAGGACAAGGAACGCCACCGTCACGACTTCAGCTTCTCCGGGCTGAAGACGGCGGTGGCCCGCTACGTCGAAGGCGCTGAGGAACGCGGCGAGCAGATCGACGCCCGCGACGTGTGCGCAGGTTTTTCCGAGGCCGTCAACGATTCACTGACCGCCAAGGCCGTCCAGGCCGCCATCGACTCGGGTGCGGGCGTGATCGTCGTGGGCGGGGGATTCAGCGCGAATTCGCGGCTGCGGGAGCTGCTCGCCGAGCGCGCCGAAGCCGCCGGCGTCCGGGTGCGCATCCCTCCGCTGCGCTTTTGCACCGACAACGGGGCGCAGATCGCCGCCATGGGCGCGGCCCTTGTCCGTGCGGGGGTTGCGCCCTCGGACTGGGACTTCTCCCCGGACTCCGCAATGCCGCTGACCCAAACCTCCATGGTGGGTGGGGCGCCCGCGCGCTGA